A single region of the Rhizobium grahamii genome encodes:
- a CDS encoding ABC transporter ATP-binding protein, with the protein MASIDIQNVKKAYGPVKVLHDVDLRIKDGEFVVLVGPSGCGKSTLLRMIAGLEDVTGGEIRIAGNRVNELHPKDRDIAMVFQSYALYPHMNVAGNMSYSLKLRKTAKEKIASAVGAAASKLGLDPLLERRPKALSGGQRQRVAMGRAIVRQPKAFLFDEPLSNLDARLREQMRAEIKKLHGDLKATSIYVTHDQIEAMTLADRIVAMHGGVVQQVGSPLELYDRPANLFVAGFIGSPGMNFLDATYADGGIKLKDGTIVPLAAPLSLANGAKVTLGIRPEHVVMADGGQGITAAVELIEPTGFGIILHLSLHGLPFKIFTQNREALAAGPHVNVVFPAKHLHVFDDAGNRVD; encoded by the coding sequence ATGGCATCGATCGATATCCAGAACGTCAAGAAGGCCTATGGTCCCGTCAAGGTGCTGCACGACGTCGACCTCAGGATCAAGGACGGCGAGTTCGTCGTGCTCGTCGGCCCATCCGGCTGCGGCAAGTCGACCCTTCTGCGCATGATCGCCGGCCTCGAGGACGTTACCGGCGGCGAGATCCGCATCGCCGGCAACCGCGTCAACGAGCTGCATCCGAAGGACCGTGACATCGCCATGGTGTTCCAGTCCTACGCGCTCTATCCGCACATGAACGTCGCCGGCAACATGAGCTACAGCCTGAAGCTCAGGAAGACGGCCAAGGAGAAGATCGCCAGCGCCGTCGGTGCCGCGGCCTCCAAACTCGGCCTCGACCCGCTGCTCGAGCGCCGGCCGAAGGCGCTATCCGGTGGCCAGCGCCAGCGCGTCGCCATGGGTCGCGCGATCGTGCGCCAGCCGAAGGCCTTCCTGTTCGACGAACCGCTGTCGAACCTCGACGCGCGCCTGCGCGAACAGATGCGTGCGGAAATCAAGAAACTGCATGGCGACCTGAAGGCGACCTCGATCTACGTCACCCACGACCAGATCGAGGCAATGACTCTGGCAGACCGGATCGTTGCCATGCACGGCGGCGTCGTGCAGCAGGTCGGCAGCCCGCTTGAACTCTACGATCGCCCGGCGAACCTCTTCGTCGCCGGCTTCATCGGCTCACCAGGAATGAATTTCCTCGATGCAACCTACGCGGATGGCGGGATCAAGCTCAAGGACGGGACCATCGTGCCGCTGGCGGCTCCGCTATCGCTGGCAAACGGCGCCAAGGTCACGCTCGGCATCCGGCCGGAGCATGTCGTCATGGCTGATGGGGGGCAGGGCATCACTGCCGCTGTCGAGCTGATCGAACCGACCGGCTTCGGCATCATCCTGCACCTGTCGCTTCACGGCCTGCCGTTCAAGATCTTCACGCAGAACCGCGAAGCGCTGGCGGCAGGCCCGCATGTCAACGTCGTATTTCCTGCCAAGCATCTCCACGTGTTCGACGACGCCGGAAATCGGGTCGACTAG
- a CDS encoding FdhF/YdeP family oxidoreductase — MKDQRPEGIEQYDQPAGGWGALKAVAKTLAHQQVVAQGTMTLLKANQPEGFDCPGCAWPDPKHTSSFEFCENGAKAITWESTAKRSGPDLFENNTVSELWTWSDHQLEDAGRLTMPLHYNTDRDRYEPIEWDAAFKLIGEELNKLDDPNKAEFYTSGRASNEAAFLYQLFVRAFGTNNFPDCSNMCHEATSVGLPMSIGVGKGTVTLEDFDFADAIFSFGHNPGTNHPRMMTTLHNASRRGVPIVVFNPLKERALERFAAPQDPIEMATLSSTPIASAYHQVRTGGDLAVLKGMMKVIFERDAADLDHGGAGLLDRAFIEEHTDGLEAVRADVEATSWDQIVTVGGLSREAIESAASVYLTAKNVIICYGMGITQHANGTGNVQQIANLLMLRGNLGRQGAGIAPIRGHSNVQGDRTVGITEIPNKALLDGMERAFGFRPSGEKGHNAVEAIEAIIAGESKALICLGGNLAVAMSDPEATFPGMRKLDLAVHIATKLNRSHLLTAKTSLILPCLGRTDLDTQASGPQSVTVEDSMSMVHASRGFLKPPSEELKSEPAIIANIAKATLGDRYGIDWDGLIANYDRVRDKIEEVFPDFHEFNKRVRIRGGFRLDVAASFRRWNTPKGKANFLVAPGLDEDPLIRNPEALVLTTIRSHDQYNTTVYGLDDRYRGVFGRRDVIFMNRDDLAGRGLKDGDLIDIRGLVGSDETSHRVSRFTAVEYNIPRGSIAGYYPEMNAVVSLRHYDRLSGTPSYKGVPVTVAASQS, encoded by the coding sequence ATGAAGGATCAGCGCCCGGAAGGCATTGAACAGTATGACCAGCCTGCCGGCGGCTGGGGTGCACTCAAGGCCGTCGCCAAGACGCTGGCCCATCAGCAGGTGGTTGCGCAAGGCACCATGACGTTGCTGAAGGCCAATCAGCCGGAAGGCTTCGACTGCCCCGGCTGCGCGTGGCCGGACCCCAAACATACATCGTCATTCGAGTTTTGCGAGAATGGCGCGAAGGCGATCACCTGGGAATCCACGGCCAAGCGGTCGGGACCGGACCTCTTCGAAAACAACACCGTCTCCGAACTCTGGACCTGGAGCGACCACCAGCTGGAAGACGCCGGGCGGCTGACGATGCCGCTTCACTACAACACGGATCGCGATCGCTACGAGCCGATCGAATGGGACGCCGCGTTCAAGCTGATCGGCGAAGAGCTGAACAAGCTCGACGATCCGAACAAGGCCGAGTTCTACACATCCGGACGCGCGTCCAACGAGGCTGCGTTTCTCTACCAGCTCTTCGTCCGCGCCTTCGGCACCAACAACTTTCCTGACTGCTCCAACATGTGCCACGAGGCGACGAGCGTCGGGCTTCCGATGTCGATCGGTGTCGGCAAGGGGACGGTGACGCTGGAAGATTTCGATTTCGCCGACGCCATCTTCAGTTTCGGCCACAATCCGGGCACCAACCACCCGCGCATGATGACGACGCTCCACAATGCTTCACGCCGCGGCGTTCCGATCGTCGTCTTCAACCCGCTGAAGGAACGGGCGTTGGAGCGCTTCGCCGCACCGCAAGATCCGATCGAGATGGCGACATTGTCGTCGACGCCGATCGCCTCGGCCTATCATCAGGTTCGAACAGGTGGCGATCTTGCTGTCCTCAAAGGCATGATGAAAGTGATCTTCGAGCGCGACGCGGCCGATCTTGATCATGGTGGCGCTGGGTTGCTGGACCGCGCCTTTATCGAGGAGCATACCGACGGACTGGAAGCGGTGCGCGCGGATGTTGAGGCAACAAGCTGGGACCAGATCGTCACTGTCGGCGGGCTCTCAAGGGAAGCGATCGAGAGTGCTGCCAGCGTCTATCTTACCGCAAAGAACGTGATCATCTGTTACGGCATGGGGATCACGCAGCACGCGAACGGCACGGGCAACGTGCAGCAGATCGCCAATCTGCTGATGCTGCGCGGCAATCTCGGCCGCCAGGGTGCTGGCATTGCCCCGATCCGCGGTCATTCGAACGTGCAGGGCGATCGCACCGTCGGCATAACCGAAATCCCGAACAAGGCTCTGCTCGACGGAATGGAACGAGCATTCGGCTTTAGGCCTTCGGGCGAAAAGGGCCACAATGCGGTCGAGGCAATCGAAGCGATTATCGCAGGAGAGTCCAAGGCGCTGATCTGCCTCGGCGGTAATCTCGCGGTTGCGATGTCCGACCCGGAAGCGACCTTTCCGGGCATGCGCAAGCTCGACCTTGCCGTTCACATCGCCACCAAGCTCAATCGTTCGCATCTGCTGACCGCAAAGACCTCGCTTATTCTGCCGTGTCTCGGACGGACCGACCTGGATACGCAGGCATCAGGTCCGCAATCGGTGACCGTCGAGGATTCCATGTCGATGGTTCACGCCTCCCGCGGTTTCCTGAAGCCGCCGAGTGAGGAACTGAAGTCGGAGCCCGCGATCATCGCCAATATTGCGAAGGCAACGCTCGGCGATCGCTACGGTATCGATTGGGACGGCCTCATCGCCAACTACGACCGCGTGCGCGACAAGATCGAAGAGGTGTTCCCCGATTTTCACGAGTTCAACAAACGCGTGCGCATCCGCGGCGGCTTCCGGCTCGACGTCGCGGCGTCATTCCGCCGGTGGAACACGCCAAAGGGCAAGGCAAACTTCCTGGTCGCTCCCGGGCTGGACGAGGATCCGCTGATCCGCAATCCCGAGGCGCTTGTCCTCACCACAATCCGCAGCCACGACCAGTACAACACGACCGTTTACGGTCTCGACGACCGATATCGCGGCGTTTTCGGGCGGCGAGACGTGATCTTCATGAATAGGGACGATCTGGCCGGTCGCGGGCTCAAGGACGGCGATCTGATTGATATCCGCGGGCTGGTCGGCTCTGACGAAACATCGCATCGCGTTAGCCGCTTCACGGCGGTCGAGTACAACATCCCGCGCGGATCAATTGCCGGCTACTATCCCGAGATGAATGCCGTCGTGTCGCTGCGACACTACGACAGGCTTTCCGGCACCCCCTCATACAAGGGTGTGCCAGTTACCGTGGCCGCAAGTCAAAGCTAG
- a CDS encoding cation diffusion facilitator family transporter → MQGNVTNLSWSITATQSGLGTVAISLVADLVIASIKFVAAYISGSTAMSSEGVHSLVDAGTEIILLYGLIASGRKANSEHQLGYGREVYFWNFVVAVLIFAFGAGIALLDGLHQIARPKPISDETISYIVLACSAMVDGAALWAAVRRTGVGRGHDSLLQFLRRRRDPTASTILFGGVASMAGILVTSGGLVASHLTGDPRFDGLASLAIAGILTVTAFKLASQSMSLLIGVPADPSVVAEIIEDTKRNPTVQAVNGVISAHLAPEQLIVALSVWFTEELSKAGVEQAIANVEDDLRRRHPQILALFIKPQSPERYHSLRGPGIRQSHIRVPGERATTPYASV, encoded by the coding sequence ATGCAAGGAAACGTAACCAACCTTTCGTGGTCGATCACAGCGACACAGAGCGGTCTCGGAACCGTCGCAATCAGCCTTGTGGCCGACCTCGTGATTGCGTCGATAAAGTTTGTTGCGGCTTACATATCGGGCAGTACCGCGATGTCGAGCGAAGGCGTCCATTCGCTTGTTGACGCGGGAACGGAGATCATCCTGCTCTACGGCCTGATTGCATCAGGCAGAAAGGCGAATTCCGAGCACCAGTTGGGATACGGTCGCGAGGTCTATTTCTGGAATTTTGTCGTCGCCGTCCTGATTTTTGCCTTCGGGGCCGGTATCGCGCTCCTCGATGGCCTTCATCAGATTGCACGGCCGAAGCCGATTTCCGATGAGACGATCAGCTACATCGTGCTCGCCTGCTCCGCGATGGTTGACGGGGCGGCGCTTTGGGCTGCGGTGCGTCGCACCGGCGTTGGACGCGGCCACGACAGCCTGCTCCAATTTCTGCGACGCCGGCGCGATCCGACGGCTTCGACGATCCTGTTCGGCGGCGTCGCTTCGATGGCTGGGATACTGGTAACATCCGGCGGACTGGTCGCTTCGCATCTGACAGGAGATCCGCGCTTTGACGGCCTGGCATCGCTGGCAATTGCCGGCATTCTGACGGTCACCGCCTTCAAGCTGGCCTCACAAAGCATGTCACTGCTCATCGGCGTGCCCGCAGATCCCTCCGTGGTTGCCGAAATCATCGAGGACACGAAGAGGAATCCGACGGTCCAGGCAGTGAACGGCGTTATCAGTGCGCATCTTGCGCCTGAGCAATTGATCGTTGCCCTCAGCGTCTGGTTTACCGAAGAGCTTTCGAAGGCCGGTGTGGAGCAGGCGATTGCAAACGTCGAGGACGATCTGCGCCGCCGTCACCCGCAAATCCTCGCCCTTTTCATCAAACCACAGTCGCCTGAACGTTATCACTCGCTCCGCGGTCCCGGCATCCGACAGTCTCACATTCGCGTCCCTGGCGAACGCGCGACAACACCCTATGCTTCTGTATAA
- a CDS encoding alpha/beta fold hydrolase, translated as MLMNRRTFSTALVAGAAASLLVKSEAIAKTITPNVRNVVFVHGLFADGSCWSKVIARLQAQGLNCTSVQNPLTSLPNALAAARRVLDRQDGPTVLVGHSFSGVIVSDVGVHPAVSSLVYIAARAPDAGEDYTALAKEYPTPPASAGIVFDGDEGRLSEQAFLHDFAGDLPEAEAKVLYAVQQPFHKTLLSGVTANAAWRSKPSYYAVSAEDRTINPDLQRFMAKRMNATTIELKASHLSLISQPDAVSQLILRAAGAEHA; from the coding sequence ATGCTGATGAACAGAAGAACTTTTTCCACTGCCCTTGTGGCTGGCGCGGCAGCATCCCTGCTTGTCAAATCCGAAGCCATCGCCAAGACAATCACCCCGAATGTTCGAAACGTCGTCTTCGTGCACGGACTGTTTGCCGACGGATCTTGCTGGTCGAAGGTGATCGCCCGCCTTCAGGCGCAGGGTCTGAATTGCACTTCCGTGCAAAATCCGCTCACGTCCCTTCCGAACGCGCTGGCTGCCGCACGGCGTGTCCTAGATCGCCAGGACGGGCCGACGGTGCTGGTCGGCCATTCCTTCTCCGGCGTCATCGTCTCGGACGTGGGCGTGCACCCGGCGGTGTCGTCGCTCGTCTATATCGCGGCGCGCGCACCCGATGCAGGCGAAGACTACACGGCACTCGCAAAAGAGTATCCGACGCCTCCGGCGAGCGCAGGCATTGTCTTCGATGGCGATGAGGGCAGACTTTCCGAGCAGGCGTTCCTGCACGATTTTGCCGGTGATCTGCCGGAAGCTGAGGCGAAAGTGCTCTACGCGGTACAGCAGCCGTTCCACAAGACACTTCTTTCAGGCGTCACCGCCAATGCGGCCTGGCGGTCGAAGCCAAGCTACTATGCCGTCTCGGCAGAAGACCGCACAATCAATCCCGACCTCCAGCGGTTCATGGCCAAACGCATGAACGCAACCACGATCGAGCTAAAGGCGAGCCACTTGTCGCTGATTTCACAGCCGGACGCGGTCTCGCAGCTTATTCTGAGAGCCGCCGGCGCAGAGCACGCATGA